In Streptomyces qaidamensis, one DNA window encodes the following:
- a CDS encoding protein kinase domain-containing protein codes for MTEAYAVPVPKGYRVGDWEVREPIATGAFGSVYAARRVGAGTELPLTAAMKFLPTGTATPRRLAHLRELIDREVELYRRLRHPRLVRMYQTLTVDDPGRPELDGATVLVLEKAEGSLSALLAATPRPAAGPALLAQIAEGLAQLHDAGWVHGDLKPANVLLMADGSVRLADFNLAAELEGTHAYTPAFSTPDYTPPELLWTEIGERGRRIRPSADIWAFGVLSHLVLTDAFPLPGATPTARRDAAAAYARGVDQLRLSPELPDDWREIVGACLTRTHQQRIGGAALLRRVTAAAGQGRRAFRLPALRSTRHRSRRGALAAVLAAAAAALAALLAYGIGVSAGGGGAGSGPGATANVSAAAYGASELHTDRGVPPAYRLLIVETAHDCDQEEVSPVLIAAMLKVESDFDPDLSDPANDEYGIARWTPRVLRWWMNEDGTPGETVPEPPFPPAESIPAMGRYLCWIAPRLHADLPGDRRVLVAAAYRRSYRTVNAAGGVPPDVRAYADRVAHFLEEYAPPGKK; via the coding sequence GTGACCGAGGCCTACGCCGTACCCGTGCCAAAGGGCTACCGGGTCGGCGACTGGGAGGTGCGCGAGCCCATCGCGACGGGCGCCTTCGGCAGTGTGTACGCGGCCCGGCGCGTCGGTGCCGGCACCGAACTGCCGCTCACGGCCGCGATGAAGTTCCTGCCCACCGGGACGGCCACGCCCCGCCGGCTGGCCCACCTGCGCGAACTGATCGACCGGGAGGTCGAGCTGTACCGGCGGCTGAGACATCCGCGGCTGGTGCGGATGTACCAGACGCTGACGGTCGACGACCCGGGCCGTCCGGAGCTGGACGGCGCCACCGTCCTCGTCCTGGAGAAGGCCGAGGGCTCCCTGTCGGCGCTGCTCGCCGCCACGCCCCGCCCCGCGGCCGGCCCGGCACTGCTCGCGCAGATCGCCGAGGGCCTCGCCCAGCTGCACGACGCCGGCTGGGTGCACGGCGACCTGAAGCCGGCCAACGTGCTGCTGATGGCGGACGGTTCGGTCCGTCTGGCCGACTTCAACCTGGCCGCCGAGCTGGAGGGCACCCACGCCTACACGCCGGCCTTCTCCACCCCCGACTACACCCCGCCGGAACTGCTGTGGACCGAGATCGGCGAACGCGGCCGCCGCATCCGCCCCTCCGCCGACATCTGGGCCTTCGGCGTCCTCTCCCACCTCGTGCTCACCGACGCCTTCCCGCTGCCCGGCGCCACCCCGACAGCCCGTCGTGACGCGGCGGCGGCCTACGCCCGCGGCGTCGACCAGTTGCGCCTGTCGCCGGAGTTGCCCGACGACTGGCGGGAGATCGTGGGGGCCTGTCTGACGCGGACGCACCAGCAGCGCATCGGCGGCGCGGCGCTGCTGCGCCGTGTGACGGCGGCCGCGGGCCAGGGTCGGCGCGCCTTCCGCCTGCCCGCCCTGCGCTCCACCCGCCACCGCTCGCGCCGCGGAGCCCTCGCGGCCGTCCTGGCCGCGGCCGCCGCGGCCCTGGCCGCCCTGCTGGCCTACGGCATCGGCGTCTCGGCCGGAGGCGGCGGCGCCGGCAGCGGTCCCGGCGCGACGGCGAACGTCTCGGCCGCCGCGTACGGCGCCTCCGAGCTGCACACCGACCGGGGCGTGCCGCCCGCCTACCGCCTCCTGATCGTCGAGACGGCGCACGACTGCGACCAGGAGGAGGTCAGCCCGGTCCTGATCGCCGCCATGCTGAAGGTGGAGAGCGACTTCGACCCGGACCTCTCCGACCCCGCGAACGACGAGTACGGCATCGCCCGCTGGACCCCGCGCGTCCTGCGCTGGTGGATGAACGAGGACGGCACCCCCGGAGAGACGGTCCCCGAACCTCCCTTCCCGCCCGCCGAGTCCATCCCGGCGATGGGCCGCTACCTGTGCTGGATCGCCCCGCGCCTGCACGCAGACCTGCCGGGCGACCGGCGCGTCCTCGTCGCCGCCGCGTACCGCAGGTCGTACCGCACGGTGAACGCGGCGGGCGGCGTGCCCCCGGACGTCCGCGCATACGCCGACCGCGTCGCCCACTTCCTGGAGGAGTACGCGCCGCCCGGCAAGAAGTGA
- a CDS encoding bifunctional methylenetetrahydrofolate dehydrogenase/methenyltetrahydrofolate cyclohydrolase: MTAQILDGKATAAAIKSDLTARVAALKEKGVTPGLGTILVGDDPGSQKYVAGKHRDCAQVGIASIQRELPATATQEEIEAAVRELNEDPACTGYIVQLPLPKGIDENRILELMDPDKDADGLHPMNLGRLVLNEPAPLPCTPNGVLTLLRRYGVEIKGAEVVVVGRGVTIGRPMPLLLTRRSENATVTQCHTGTRDLSAHLKRADIIVAAAGSAHLIRAEDVKPGAAVLDVGVSRSAEGKIVGDVHPDVAEVAGFISPNPGGVGPMTRAQLLVNVVEAAERSVG, translated from the coding sequence ATGACCGCCCAGATTCTCGATGGCAAGGCCACCGCAGCCGCGATCAAGTCCGATCTGACCGCCCGCGTGGCGGCGCTGAAGGAGAAGGGCGTCACGCCCGGCCTCGGCACGATCCTGGTCGGGGACGACCCCGGCAGTCAGAAGTACGTCGCCGGCAAGCACCGCGACTGCGCGCAGGTGGGCATCGCCTCCATCCAGCGCGAACTGCCCGCCACGGCGACCCAGGAGGAGATCGAGGCCGCCGTCCGCGAGCTGAACGAGGACCCGGCCTGCACCGGGTACATCGTGCAACTGCCGTTGCCGAAGGGCATCGACGAGAACCGCATCCTGGAACTGATGGACCCGGACAAGGACGCGGACGGGCTGCACCCGATGAACCTGGGGCGCCTCGTCCTCAACGAGCCCGCCCCGCTGCCCTGCACCCCGAACGGCGTGCTGACCCTGCTCCGCCGCTACGGCGTGGAGATCAAGGGCGCCGAGGTCGTGGTCGTCGGGCGCGGTGTGACCATCGGCCGGCCGATGCCGCTGCTGCTGACCCGCCGCAGCGAGAACGCGACCGTGACCCAGTGCCACACCGGCACCCGTGATCTGTCGGCGCACCTCAAGCGCGCGGACATCATCGTCGCCGCGGCCGGTTCCGCCCATCTGATCCGCGCCGAGGACGTGAAGCCCGGCGCGGCCGTCCTCGACGTGGGCGTCTCGCGCAGCGCCGAGGGCAAGATCGTGGGCGACGTCCACCCCGACGTCGCAGAGGTCGCCGGCTTCATCTCCCCGAACCCCGGCGGAGTCGGCCCGATGACCCGCGCCCAGCTGCTCGTGAACGTGGTCGAGGCGGCGGAGCGCAGTGTCGGCTGA